TGTCTCTAGCTTGCGCACGCCTTAAGATACCGGCTTGCAATACAGGTAGGATGACCTCTGGAAAAATGGTAATGATGTCAATTCTCATTCAATAACTTGGACGACAACTCCATCTTTGACGATAATCTCTGCCTGAGACAGTTTGGCGCGGATGTCATCCCCTACCTCAATTTTGACAGGCGCATCATATGTTCCGCTGGTAAAAAGGGTATCAATCTCAAGTTCCTTAACCTGCAATAACTTCTGGCTGAGATTGCTCTTCACCTGCTCCTGTTTTTCACGTTCTTGGTGAATCTCTTCGCGCAACTGATTAACACGACGTGGATCTCGCTTTTGAGCTTCTGCAATCAAACGTCGACTTTGGAATTCCTCTTGCTGCAGCCATGTTTCAATCTGGCGAATCGTGTGCTCTAACTCCTTCGTGAGTTGCTCCTTGAAAGCAGGGGTCACAATATTTTTCAAAATAACAGGTCTTTTGACAATAACAGCCATATCTCTCCCACTCATTCGTCATAGTGAGTCGGTAGGATTGCAAATGCTTACTCTACCGCTTGACGGTATTCGACAATCTCAAGTATTGCCTTTTTACGTGCTTTGACTCCCGTAGCAAGTAGCAGAGATCGCATTGCCTTGGCTGTGCGCCCCTGTTTCCCAATGACTTTTCCTAAATCTTCAGGGACAACGCTCAGTTCAAGAATAGTCACAGTGTTGCCTTCGACTTCATTGACGCTGACCTGATCTGGGTGATCAACGAGGGATTTTGCGAGGTATTCGATCAAATCCTTGAGCATGGGATTCCCCTAAAAACGCGATTTTACACTAATAAGACTCACGCAGCCAACTGTAGGCGAGGCATCTTGCCCCGCATCAACTGTGCTGAAATGCGTAAGTCTGTACGCGGGACACTAATTTGCTTCTTCTGCTGATTCTTCTGCAGGAGCAGATTCTTCTGCTGCTGCGTCCGAATCCTCTTCTGAAGCAGGCATCGACTCTGTTTCTGGAGTTGGGGTAGGCTGACCCTGTTTTTCATTTATGAATTGTTCCCAAACGCCAGCTTTTGACATGAGATCTTTGGCTGTGTCAGAAGGTTGTGCACCAGTTCTCAACCATTTTAATGCCTTTTCCGCGTCAATTACGATGTTTGCCGGATCGGTCATCGGATCATAATGCCCAATCCGTTCGATAAAACGTCCATCTCTTTGGCTTCGAGAGTCAACGGCCACCAACCGATAAAAAGGACGTCTTTTCTTTCCATGCCGCTGAAGTCTAATTCGTACTGCCAAATGTTACCTCCTATTTCGTGAAAGCTGCTCCTACCACTTAATTCTGGCTGTAGTCATCGCCCAAATTGCAACGACTAATAGTGATAGTCAATAAGATAAATCGCATCCAAAATTTAGCGTGACTTACGTCTTTTCCTTTTTTTACGTTTCTTCGGCTTCCTTTTAATTGCAACGGAACCACCACCGCCAAGTTGCGGCACGTCCACCATCGGGTGTTGCTGCATCATGCGGTTCATGAGTTTGAGTTGATCAACCAATTGATTGACTTGACGCACCGTTGTCCCACTTCCTTTGGCAATGCGCAGCCGACGACTACTATCAAGGAGACGCGAATTCCGGCGCTCCATCGACGTCATCGACTGAATCATCGCTTTGGTATACTTCAACTGCGATTCGTCAACCTGCATGTTTTTCATCGGAAGCTTATTGACACCGGGGATCATCTCGACGAGTTGGTCCAATGGCCCCATGTTCTTGATCTGTTCGAGCTGCATCAACAGATCATTGAAATCTAACCCCTCCTGATCAAGCAGCTTGCGTTCTAACTCGTCGGCCTGATCTTGGCTAAAAACAGATTCAGCCCTTTCAAGCAGGGTTGCAAAGTCCCCTTCCCCAAGTATCCGAGAAGCCATCCGATCTGGATGGAACTCCTCCAATGTTGTCGCATCAATCTTCTCACCAACACCAACAAACTTGATCGGTTTCTGCGTAACTGCACGGATGGATAGCGCTGCGCCGCCGCGTGCATCACCATCCAACTTGGTCAGAATAACGCCATCAATGTCCAAATTGCCATTAAAATGCTGGGCAACATTGACAGCGTCTTGCCCTGTCATCGCATCGACAACAAGCAAAATTTCCGTCGGATTGACAGCGGACTTAACTTCCCGCAATTCATCCATCAGCGCTTCGTCAACATGCAACCGACCTGCTGTATCAATGATGACAAAATTATTCCCACGATTCAACGCCTGCTTGACAGCAGCTTGAATGATAGTCGCAGGAGAGACCTCAGTTCCCATTGAGAACACAGGCACATCAATCTGCTCTCCAAGCACTTGCAGCTGTTTAATAGCTGCGGGACGATAAATATCTGCCGCAACCAAAAGGGGATTTTGACCCTCTGATTTGTATCTCAGCGCAAGTTTGGCTGAAGCGGTCGTTTTTCCACCGCCCTGCAGACCAACCATCATAATGATTGTCGGACCACTTGGTGCTATGGTGACTGGTACGGCTTCCTCCCCCATCAATTTGGCGAGTTCATCGCCGATAATCTTCGCTATCTGAAGATCTGAGGTGAAGCTGCCGAGCACCTCCTGACCGATAGATCTTGCCCTGACACCGTTGATAAAGTCACGGACCGTTTTGTAATCCACATCCGCCTCAAGCAATGCGAGACGAACCTCTCGGAGCGCATCAGATATGTTTTTCTCGGTCAGTTTGCCTTGACCGCGTAGCGATTTGAGAACGCCTTGCAACTTGCCCGATAAACTTTCAAACATGACGTTTCCTCTGCCTGAGACGTAATGTGTAAAACTCAGATGAATTCCTGAGTGCGTTCCTGACTATCATCTACATGAAAACAGGCTTGCGAATCAATTAAGATACACCATTTGCCTCCTGATTGTCAATAGAAAAATGATTGAAAGCCCTTGACACCCATACTAGCGATTGCTATAATCTATCAGATGCCGCCAATCGCCAACTCTTTGACTTGGAGGGGGACGCGTGAAAAAAGATAGAGTGAATAACCGTAATCAAAATGAGGCTCGTGTGTTGCCCTTTCCACCATTACCGGTGCAGCTACACCCTTTTCCACAACCCCGATCAACAAACCGAGTCCCCCTAATAATAGGGATCTTTGCGGGTATTGGATTGATCGCACTCCTAATCTATGTTGTCCCTTGGAGTTTAGTGTCACAGACATTAACGGGCGCTTTCGATTCATTGTCGGGCCAAGTCAAACAGGTCCAGCTTGCCCAAGTTAAACAACCGAAACAGGCAGCTGTCCCGCCAGAAACTTCAACACCCGCGACATCGACAGTTCAAAACACGCCGGAGCCTGAGACCGCCGCGCTGGCAACACCAACAGTTGAAAGTACACCGACTCCAGCGGCTTCAGAAC
The DNA window shown above is from Candidatus Poribacteria bacterium and carries:
- the ffh gene encoding signal recognition particle protein — translated: MFESLSGKLQGVLKSLRGQGKLTEKNISDALREVRLALLEADVDYKTVRDFINGVRARSIGQEVLGSFTSDLQIAKIIGDELAKLMGEEAVPVTIAPSGPTIIMMVGLQGGGKTTASAKLALRYKSEGQNPLLVAADIYRPAAIKQLQVLGEQIDVPVFSMGTEVSPATIIQAAVKQALNRGNNFVIIDTAGRLHVDEALMDELREVKSAVNPTEILLVVDAMTGQDAVNVAQHFNGNLDIDGVILTKLDGDARGGAALSIRAVTQKPIKFVGVGEKIDATTLEEFHPDRMASRILGEGDFATLLERAESVFSQDQADELERKLLDQEGLDFNDLLMQLEQIKNMGPLDQLVEMIPGVNKLPMKNMQVDESQLKYTKAMIQSMTSMERRNSRLLDSSRRLRIAKGSGTTVRQVNQLVDQLKLMNRMMQQHPMVDVPQLGGGGSVAIKRKPKKRKKRKRRKSR
- a CDS encoding KH domain-containing protein, whose translation is MLKDLIEYLAKSLVDHPDQVSVNEVEGNTVTILELSVVPEDLGKVIGKQGRTAKAMRSLLLATGVKARKKAILEIVEYRQAVE
- the rpsP gene encoding 30S ribosomal protein S16, which produces MAVRIRLQRHGKKRRPFYRLVAVDSRSQRDGRFIERIGHYDPMTDPANIVIDAEKALKWLRTGAQPSDTAKDLMSKAGVWEQFINEKQGQPTPTPETESMPASEEDSDAAAEESAPAEESAEEAN
- a CDS encoding YlqD family protein, whose protein sequence is MAVIVKRPVILKNIVTPAFKEQLTKELEHTIRQIETWLQQEEFQSRRLIAEAQKRDPRRVNQLREEIHQEREKQEQVKSNLSQKLLQVKELEIDTLFTSGTYDAPVKIEVGDDIRAKLSQAEIIVKDGVVVQVIE